A region from the Streptosporangium sp. NBC_01756 genome encodes:
- a CDS encoding asparagine synthetase B family protein, with the protein MQWPTFNVRPYVCGGIGHLDDAVLETLREAGPRVRPALRTPEAALFSSSPLPPYQRAARTWAFAWGERRPTEAAPWISVAEEFETPGLIDDGDRVTLHAGGLGLVDVYYLSRDGAVYFSSLLEPLLALARTPYEINWDAWASILQLTFPLRDDTPYAQVKRLAGAGALAFDRSSGRISTERRLPRWLREEPFEAGRTAGEILEILHEVYKEFDDRPLLVPVSGGYDSRLLCSVAVTRGADVESWTTSPDDGTDTDIAFARAITRELGVRHRVITQDAAAYPGDALAVARRLSFLTPHHAWYTPFAREVHRAGRTLVDGLAGGPLLKNFMVSGAALEATSEAERKAALLGSLTLGAPSVPLLSEEASAWITSSVEAAFTQSTSMFNGHRAELPLSVLHTRTARGIARSPVNLVGPEVSFVAPFMHPDFFDAALSVGVARKDKGHFYRELLHAANPRVAALPSTNVVKQPLQRVPLRSAAAPAREYGHRMLTRVAGTVPSLLSEQLHGVVAEGPDALARFNGWNDRFWVRSLVLFGAWLGDYEDRLPTLTPPWT; encoded by the coding sequence GTGCAGTGGCCGACGTTCAATGTGAGGCCGTACGTCTGCGGCGGCATCGGCCACCTCGACGATGCCGTCCTGGAGACGCTACGGGAGGCCGGACCGCGGGTGAGGCCCGCGCTGCGGACGCCCGAGGCGGCGCTGTTCAGCTCCTCGCCGCTGCCGCCCTACCAGCGGGCCGCCCGGACCTGGGCGTTCGCCTGGGGGGAGCGCAGGCCGACGGAGGCGGCGCCATGGATCAGCGTGGCGGAGGAGTTCGAGACCCCCGGCCTGATCGACGACGGAGACCGGGTCACGCTGCACGCCGGCGGACTCGGCCTGGTGGACGTCTACTACCTGTCCCGGGACGGAGCCGTCTACTTCTCCTCGCTCCTGGAGCCGCTGCTGGCCCTGGCCCGCACGCCGTACGAGATCAACTGGGACGCCTGGGCGTCGATTCTCCAACTGACCTTCCCGCTCCGCGACGACACCCCCTACGCCCAGGTCAAGCGGCTGGCCGGGGCCGGCGCGCTGGCCTTCGACCGCTCCTCGGGCCGGATCTCGACCGAGCGCAGGCTGCCCCGGTGGCTGCGCGAGGAACCGTTCGAGGCGGGGCGGACGGCCGGGGAGATCCTGGAGATCCTGCACGAGGTCTACAAGGAGTTCGACGATCGGCCGCTGCTCGTGCCGGTCAGCGGCGGCTACGACTCGCGGCTGCTCTGCTCGGTCGCGGTGACCCGGGGCGCCGACGTCGAGTCGTGGACGACGAGCCCCGACGACGGCACCGACACCGACATCGCCTTCGCCCGCGCGATCACCCGTGAGCTGGGCGTACGGCACCGCGTGATCACCCAGGACGCCGCCGCCTACCCCGGCGACGCGCTGGCCGTCGCCCGCCGGCTTTCGTTCCTCACTCCGCACCACGCCTGGTACACCCCCTTCGCCCGCGAGGTGCACCGGGCCGGCCGGACCCTGGTGGACGGGCTGGCCGGCGGGCCCCTGCTGAAGAACTTCATGGTCAGCGGGGCCGCCCTGGAGGCCACCTCGGAGGCGGAAAGGAAGGCGGCGCTGCTCGGCTCCCTCACGCTGGGCGCCCCGTCGGTGCCGCTCCTGTCGGAGGAGGCGTCGGCCTGGATCACCTCCTCGGTCGAGGCGGCCTTCACCCAGTCGACCTCGATGTTCAACGGTCACCGGGCCGAGCTCCCCCTGTCGGTCCTGCACACCCGGACCGCCCGGGGCATCGCCCGCTCCCCGGTCAACCTGGTCGGCCCCGAGGTGTCGTTCGTGGCGCCCTTCATGCATCCGGACTTCTTCGACGCCGCCCTCTCGGTGGGTGTGGCCCGTAAGGACAAGGGACACTTCTACCGGGAGCTCCTGCACGCCGCCAACCCCCGCGTCGCCGCGCTCCCCTCCACCAACGTGGTCAAGCAGCCGCTCCAGCGGGTCCCGCTCCGCTCGGCCGCCGCGCCCGCGCGGGAGTACGGTCACCGGATGCTGACCCGGGTCGCGGGCACCGTGCCCTCGCTGCTGTCGGAGCAGCTGCACGGCGTGGTCGCCGAGGGCCCCGACGCGCTGGCGAGGTTCAACGGCTGGAACGACCGGTTCTGGGTGCGGAGCCTGGTCCTGTTCGGAGCCTGGCTGGGTGACTACGAGGACCGCCTGCCCACCCTCACCCCACCCTGGACCTGA
- a CDS encoding ABC transporter ATP-binding protein, translating to MSPPPTVTTVNLVKIYQNGGVPVPAVRGVDLTVEAGQFVAVMGPSGSGKSTLVHMIGGLDTRTSGEIWLNGKRADTLGESAWALLRRREIGFVFQFFNLVANMTVADNVELPALLAGASPREARERREYLLGELGLADRAGAAPAQLAGGEQQRVALARALANKPSLLLADEPTGNLDSRNTRDVLRLLGEVHRDGQTVILVTHDARVASLADRVVSLLDGEIADDGAVGTARRRPRATAGDVVELRG from the coding sequence ATGAGCCCGCCCCCCACCGTCACCACGGTCAACCTCGTGAAGATCTACCAGAACGGCGGCGTCCCGGTGCCCGCCGTGCGGGGGGTGGACCTGACGGTGGAGGCCGGTCAGTTCGTCGCGGTCATGGGGCCCTCGGGATCGGGCAAGTCCACCCTCGTTCACATGATCGGCGGCCTGGACACCCGGACCAGCGGTGAGATCTGGCTGAACGGCAAGCGGGCCGACACACTGGGCGAGAGCGCCTGGGCGCTGCTGCGCCGCCGGGAGATCGGCTTCGTCTTCCAGTTCTTCAACCTGGTCGCCAACATGACCGTGGCCGACAACGTCGAGCTCCCCGCACTGCTGGCCGGGGCCTCCCCGCGCGAGGCGCGCGAGCGCCGGGAGTATCTCCTCGGCGAGCTCGGCCTGGCCGACCGCGCCGGCGCCGCCCCCGCCCAGCTCGCCGGTGGTGAGCAGCAGCGGGTCGCGCTGGCCCGCGCGCTGGCCAACAAGCCGAGCCTGCTGCTCGCCGACGAACCCACCGGCAACCTCGACAGCCGCAACACCCGTGACGTGCTCCGCCTCCTCGGCGAGGTCCACCGTGACGGCCAGACCGTCATCCTGGTCACCCATGACGCCCGGGTCGCCAGCCTCGCCGACCGGGTGGTCTCCCTGCTCGACGGCGAGATCGCCGACGACGGCGCGGTCGGTACGGCCCGCCGTCGCCCCCGGGCCACCGCGGGCGACGTCGTCGAGCTCAGGGGATAG
- the treS gene encoding maltose alpha-D-glucosyltransferase, whose translation MNPSPHVEPVSEDFVSADPQWYKRAVFYEVLVRGFKDSNGDGTGDLRGLIEKLDYTKWLGVDCLWLLPLYESPLRDGGYDISDYMKILPDFGDLGDFVELIEAAHERGLRIITDLVMNHTSDKHPWFQASRHDPEGPYGDFYVWADEPTGYPDAPIIFIGAEESNWTYDPIRKQYYWHRFFHHQPDLNYDNPAVQEAMLEVLRFWLDLGIDGFRLDAVPYLFEREGTGCSGLPETHAYLKKVRAEVDRLYPDRVLLAEANGWPEDVVEYFGDPAVGGDECHMAFHFPLMPRIFMAVRRGSREPISEIMSRTPKLPETAQWGIFLRNHDELTLETVTEEERDYMHAEYAKDPRMRAYLGIRRRLAPLLENDRDQIELFTALLLSLPGSPVMYYGDEIGMGDNIWLEDRDAVRTPMQWSPDRNAGFSQADPGRLYLPAVMDPIYGFQAVNVEAQQKNPASLLHFTKKMLEIRRNHPVFGTGVYSELWSGNPAVLSFIREDGDDVMLCVNNLSKYPQPVELDLRRFEGMTPVEARGGVPFPQVGTLPYLLTLPGHGFYWFSINAR comes from the coding sequence ATGAACCCATCCCCCCACGTGGAGCCCGTTTCCGAGGACTTCGTCTCGGCCGACCCCCAGTGGTACAAGCGGGCGGTCTTCTATGAGGTGCTGGTCCGGGGATTCAAGGATTCCAACGGAGACGGCACCGGAGACCTGCGCGGCCTGATCGAGAAGCTCGACTACACCAAGTGGCTCGGTGTCGACTGCCTCTGGCTGCTCCCCCTGTACGAGTCGCCGCTCCGTGACGGCGGCTACGACATCTCCGACTACATGAAGATCCTCCCCGACTTCGGCGACCTCGGCGACTTCGTGGAGCTCATCGAGGCGGCCCACGAGCGGGGCCTGCGCATCATCACCGACCTGGTGATGAACCACACCAGCGACAAGCACCCCTGGTTCCAGGCCTCGCGGCACGACCCCGAAGGGCCCTACGGCGACTTCTACGTCTGGGCCGACGAGCCCACCGGATACCCCGACGCCCCGATCATCTTCATCGGCGCCGAGGAGTCCAACTGGACCTACGACCCGATCCGCAAGCAGTACTACTGGCACCGCTTCTTCCACCACCAGCCGGACCTGAACTACGACAACCCCGCGGTTCAGGAGGCCATGCTGGAGGTCCTGCGCTTCTGGCTGGACCTGGGCATCGACGGCTTCCGCCTGGACGCCGTGCCGTACCTCTTCGAGCGCGAGGGCACCGGCTGCTCCGGTCTGCCCGAGACCCACGCCTACCTGAAGAAGGTCCGCGCCGAGGTGGACCGCCTCTACCCCGACCGGGTGCTGCTCGCCGAGGCCAACGGCTGGCCCGAGGACGTGGTGGAGTATTTCGGCGACCCGGCGGTGGGCGGCGACGAGTGCCACATGGCCTTCCACTTCCCGCTCATGCCGCGCATCTTCATGGCCGTGCGGCGAGGCAGCCGTGAGCCGATCTCCGAGATCATGTCGCGGACGCCGAAGCTTCCGGAGACCGCCCAGTGGGGCATCTTCCTGCGCAACCACGACGAGCTGACGCTGGAGACGGTCACCGAGGAAGAGCGCGACTACATGCACGCCGAGTATGCCAAGGACCCGCGCATGCGGGCCTACCTGGGCATCCGGCGCCGGCTGGCCCCGTTGCTGGAGAACGACCGGGACCAGATCGAGCTGTTCACCGCGCTGCTGCTGTCGCTGCCCGGCTCGCCGGTCATGTACTACGGCGACGAGATCGGCATGGGTGACAACATCTGGCTGGAGGACCGCGACGCGGTCCGCACCCCGATGCAGTGGAGCCCGGACCGCAACGCCGGCTTCTCCCAGGCCGACCCGGGCCGCCTCTACCTCCCGGCCGTCATGGACCCGATCTACGGCTTCCAGGCGGTCAACGTGGAGGCCCAGCAGAAGAACCCGGCGTCGCTGCTGCACTTCACGAAGAAGATGCTGGAGATCCGCCGTAACCACCCGGTCTTCGGCACCGGCGTCTACAGCGAGCTGTGGTCCGGCAACCCGGCGGTGCTGTCCTTCATCCGCGAGGACGGCGACGACGTGATGCTGTGCGTCAACAACCTGTCGAAGTATCCGCAGCCGGTGGAGCTGGACCTGCGCCGCTTCGAGGGCATGACGCCGGTCGAGGCCCGTGGCGGGGTGCCGTTCCCGCAGGTGGGGACGCTTCCCTACCTGCTGACCCTGCCGGGTCACGGTTTCTACTGGTTCTCCATCAACGCCCGCTGA
- a CDS encoding ABC transporter substrate-binding protein, with translation MRRLLPVALAVLVTAGCSAAVAQKTERSGGTGPFTLVTGRDTTGYLQPLLDRWNQAHPGERATLLELPEAADEQRAQMVANLQAKSDRYDVLGLDVVWTAEFADAGWILPLDRGMFPLGRFLPPVVDTAIYRDKLWAVPYTSNAGLLYYRKDLLNKQGFRPPKTWAQLREQARVLHDKYAIGGYAGQFLAYEGLTVNFAEAVQSAGGQILSRDGTQVTMDATKAKTALDFLTRGFREGWIPAESLSFKEEESRLAFQDGRLAFARNWPHAYGPATTSAVADKFGVTRLPGLNGPGSSSLGGVNLALSAYSKRQKSAVEFIRYFTGLENQRRVLADGSFPPVWAELYDDPSLIKRFPYLPVLKKSILSAQPRPASANYNQVSLVIASAVSNALTPPFKESGDDVVASVKGQLNEIIRAQ, from the coding sequence ATGCGCCGCCTGCTCCCCGTCGCGCTCGCCGTACTGGTGACGGCGGGATGCTCGGCCGCGGTCGCCCAGAAGACGGAGCGGTCCGGTGGGACCGGCCCGTTCACTCTCGTGACGGGACGCGACACGACCGGTTACCTGCAACCGCTGCTCGACCGATGGAACCAGGCCCACCCCGGGGAACGGGCGACCCTGCTCGAACTCCCCGAGGCGGCCGACGAGCAGCGTGCGCAGATGGTCGCCAATCTGCAGGCGAAAAGCGACCGCTACGACGTGCTCGGTCTCGACGTGGTCTGGACGGCGGAGTTCGCCGACGCCGGCTGGATCCTGCCGCTCGACCGCGGCATGTTCCCGCTGGGCCGGTTCCTGCCGCCGGTGGTGGACACCGCAATCTACCGGGACAAGCTCTGGGCGGTGCCCTACACCAGCAACGCCGGCCTGCTTTACTACCGCAAAGATCTTCTTAACAAGCAGGGTTTTAGGCCGCCCAAAACCTGGGCACAACTGCGCGAGCAGGCCCGCGTGCTGCACGACAAGTACGCCATCGGCGGTTACGCCGGTCAGTTCCTCGCCTACGAGGGGCTGACCGTCAACTTCGCCGAGGCCGTGCAGTCGGCGGGTGGCCAGATCCTCAGCCGGGACGGCACGCAGGTGACCATGGACGCGACCAAGGCGAAGACCGCTCTGGACTTCCTGACCCGCGGGTTCCGCGAGGGATGGATCCCTGCGGAGTCGCTCTCCTTCAAGGAGGAGGAGTCCCGGCTGGCCTTCCAGGACGGCCGGCTCGCCTTCGCCCGCAACTGGCCGCACGCGTACGGCCCGGCCACCACCTCGGCGGTCGCCGACAAGTTCGGTGTCACCAGGCTTCCCGGTCTCAACGGACCGGGTTCCAGCTCGCTGGGCGGGGTCAACCTCGCGCTCAGCGCCTACTCCAAGCGGCAGAAGTCGGCGGTGGAGTTCATCCGCTACTTCACCGGTCTGGAGAACCAGCGGCGGGTGCTCGCCGACGGCTCGTTCCCGCCCGTATGGGCCGAGCTGTACGACGATCCCAGCCTGATCAAACGCTTTCCCTACCTGCCGGTTCTCAAAAAGAGCATTCTCTCCGCTCAGCCGAGACCGGCGAGTGCCAACTACAACCAGGTGAGCCTGGTGATCGCCAGTGCGGTCTCCAACGCGCTCACCCCGCCCTTCAAGGAGTCCGGGGACGACGTCGTCGCCTCCGTCAAAGGTCAGCTCAACGAGATCATCCGGGCTCAGTGA
- a CDS encoding glycosyltransferase, translating to MAAAERAAELARLLDAAQAKITEAERATAELRGVQERLSEAEERLEAAQAAEERLRRDLAEQRYQAEVAKWKLSSVQVARWSRLGDAIRTGKSNPVRLARGLRGAARPAKRPTAPKRQPVPVKSTSKVVPGASFQATTSTRTVGGKSVKLKPFRIPTGPNTRPHLTAAVVAEPHAEALLRYEWRQSTGFTPRDFARVLAAEVPHLLLVESVTRGPWAEELSEPGEGLTALLAWCAERGIRTVFWHTRGEVGDFAAAARLFEHIVTALPGSVAAWGAALASRPPESGRRSPSLGLLPFAVQPRVHNPLPLAGDRFDRVLTLEELLPGHLSYPDVLTSYRWPRAVHCPPGTEVWRMAELAACGTPITASPADPAPDSAADPSGTPGGTGADDRRAHAALRQAYASGTMTEKVDDLLDAIGLPSARATLTVSVIMIDRGDLDHTLAQVAPQKGVVQLVLLSDAVDAAERARAAMPDRVDVVVRPTDPGLTTGGMLNRALDLCQGDLVAVMDARDVYGEHYLTDLTRAFLFSTADIVGKAAFHAHLRDVAATVLRQPAAEYSYLPEIIGATLLARRAVLRGIGFADVSEGWDEVLMRQCRTDGIKVFSADRFGYVCRRDRDRWLLGSAQLVDYGPAAPHALA from the coding sequence GTGGCTGCAGCGGAACGGGCTGCCGAACTGGCCAGACTGCTTGACGCGGCACAGGCGAAGATCACTGAGGCGGAGCGTGCCACGGCCGAGCTGCGTGGCGTCCAGGAGCGGCTGAGCGAGGCCGAGGAACGGCTCGAAGCGGCACAGGCGGCGGAGGAGCGGCTCCGCAGGGACCTAGCCGAGCAGCGCTACCAGGCCGAGGTGGCGAAGTGGAAGCTGTCGTCGGTGCAGGTGGCCCGGTGGTCCCGGCTCGGTGACGCGATCAGGACGGGTAAGAGCAACCCGGTACGGCTGGCCCGTGGCCTGCGCGGAGCCGCCCGGCCCGCCAAGCGCCCGACCGCCCCCAAACGCCAGCCCGTCCCGGTGAAGAGCACCTCCAAAGTGGTCCCGGGGGCGTCCTTCCAGGCCACCACGTCCACCAGGACCGTCGGCGGAAAGTCGGTCAAGCTCAAGCCGTTCCGGATCCCGACCGGCCCGAACACCCGCCCGCACCTGACCGCCGCCGTGGTCGCGGAGCCGCACGCCGAGGCGCTGCTCCGTTACGAGTGGCGGCAGAGCACCGGCTTCACACCCAGGGACTTCGCCCGGGTCCTGGCCGCCGAGGTCCCGCACCTGCTGCTGGTCGAGTCGGTCACCCGCGGACCGTGGGCCGAGGAGCTGAGCGAGCCGGGCGAGGGCCTGACCGCGCTGCTCGCCTGGTGCGCCGAGCGGGGCATCCGCACGGTCTTCTGGCACACCCGGGGCGAGGTCGGCGACTTCGCGGCCGCCGCGAGGCTGTTCGAGCACATCGTCACCGCGCTGCCCGGGTCCGTGGCGGCGTGGGGAGCCGCGCTGGCGTCCCGGCCGCCGGAGTCCGGTCGCCGGTCGCCCTCACTGGGGCTGCTGCCCTTCGCGGTCCAGCCCCGGGTGCACAATCCGCTGCCGCTGGCCGGAGACCGGTTCGACCGGGTGCTCACCCTGGAGGAGCTGCTCCCGGGGCACCTGTCGTATCCGGACGTCCTCACCTCCTACCGCTGGCCCAGGGCCGTGCACTGCCCGCCGGGCACGGAGGTCTGGCGGATGGCCGAACTGGCCGCGTGCGGCACGCCGATCACGGCGTCTCCGGCCGATCCCGCGCCGGACTCCGCGGCCGATCCGTCGGGGACCCCGGGCGGGACCGGTGCCGACGACCGCCGGGCCCACGCGGCGCTCCGCCAGGCCTACGCCTCCGGCACGATGACGGAGAAGGTCGACGACCTGCTCGACGCGATCGGGCTGCCCAGCGCCCGGGCCACCCTGACCGTCTCGGTGATCATGATCGACAGGGGCGACCTCGACCACACCCTCGCCCAGGTCGCGCCGCAGAAGGGCGTCGTCCAGCTGGTGCTGCTGTCGGACGCGGTGGACGCCGCGGAGCGGGCCCGCGCCGCGATGCCGGACCGGGTGGACGTCGTGGTCCGCCCCACCGACCCCGGGCTCACCACCGGCGGCATGCTCAACCGTGCCCTGGACCTGTGCCAGGGCGACCTGGTGGCGGTCATGGACGCCAGGGACGTTTACGGCGAGCACTACCTGACCGATCTCACCCGCGCCTTCCTGTTCAGCACCGCCGACATCGTCGGCAAGGCGGCTTTCCACGCCCACCTGCGCGACGTCGCGGCCACGGTGCTGCGCCAGCCGGCCGCCGAATACTCCTACCTCCCCGAGATCATCGGCGCCACCCTGCTGGCCCGCCGGGCCGTCCTGCGCGGCATCGGTTTCGCCGACGTCTCGGAGGGGTGGGACGAGGTGCTGATGCGCCAGTGCCGCACGGACGGGATCAAGGTCTTCTCCGCCGACCGGTTCGGCTACGTCTGCCGGCGTGACCGGGACCGCTGGCTCCTCGGCTCGGCCCAGCTCGTCGACTACGGCCCGGCCGCCCCGCACGCGCTGGCCTGA
- a CDS encoding ABC transporter permease: MSTTRASVRWIRADLRARRGQALLTVLAVAGIVTALITSATLLEDGTNPWRGLFTESRGAHVWIHTKDAPAVTALSHLAGVAEVAGPYRTAPVMLAMDGKKSPVALRGMQATLPSVAAPLVREGRWLRPGDVEGVVVERSFAEALDLRVGGPFTVTALSGVSHPLIVVGLADTADQGFYPEWTPGLAWTLTTTLARVEPALGRSESVTGLRLADGEDTLPVVHGAVTLLAEQIQRMSTWREVRASMELDNRLLGLLLALFGVAGLVAAALAIVNVVGGRVLTQTRDIATLKSLGYTRGQIFGLLMVEHGALGMAGIAIGLVCGQIASSFALDGMPILPLSLLPLLAITGGTAAVVLVAVALPAWRGSRTPPIPAASAAPPRGHLSRIARLALLVRLPPALVLGTRDAFTRRVPAFLSIVGLAVPMAMITIGLGCWATLDDFLRHPEQIGQAAALTLHPDKLSAEEAARIARADPEVLSAYPGTEVSALEPEQTRSVLARAVGTSADPYPFSVVEGRMFAARGEAVAGQGLLDLLEVKIGDRVRMTVGGTPLIVHIVGRVVEPDQDGEVLSLGLDSLAAKDAMPPQFYSLILRQGADPAAVRARLLAASNEELEVHLVVNPAERLSIIRVVIVGLIVLLSLLGLANLLTASALGLRDHALDLAVLKAMGLTPRQVAATLVTGTGLLVVLGVVAGTAAGASLVGGLIDLQGHTSGVGAGIGRTPSFLTLAAAVLIAVGAALLVTLIPARRAARAQVPVTAR, encoded by the coding sequence GTGAGCACCACCAGGGCCTCGGTCAGATGGATCCGGGCCGATCTTCGGGCACGACGGGGACAGGCGCTGCTGACGGTGCTCGCGGTGGCGGGGATCGTCACGGCGCTCATCACCTCGGCGACGCTGCTGGAGGACGGGACGAACCCGTGGCGGGGGCTTTTCACGGAGTCCCGGGGCGCGCACGTGTGGATCCACACCAAGGACGCTCCGGCCGTGACCGCGCTCTCACACCTTGCGGGCGTGGCCGAGGTGGCCGGGCCGTACCGTACGGCACCCGTGATGCTCGCGATGGACGGGAAGAAGTCGCCCGTGGCACTGCGGGGGATGCAGGCGACGCTCCCGTCCGTGGCCGCTCCGCTGGTCCGTGAGGGCCGCTGGCTACGCCCCGGTGACGTCGAGGGCGTGGTCGTCGAGCGTTCCTTCGCCGAGGCGCTCGACCTGCGGGTGGGCGGTCCCTTCACCGTCACCGCGCTCAGCGGGGTCTCCCACCCATTGATCGTGGTCGGTCTGGCCGACACCGCGGACCAGGGTTTCTACCCCGAGTGGACCCCCGGCCTGGCCTGGACCCTGACCACCACCCTCGCCAGGGTCGAACCCGCGCTGGGCCGCAGCGAGTCGGTCACCGGGCTGCGGCTCGCCGACGGGGAGGACACCCTGCCGGTCGTGCACGGCGCGGTCACCCTGCTGGCCGAGCAGATCCAGCGCATGTCCACCTGGCGCGAGGTCCGTGCCTCCATGGAGCTGGACAACAGGCTGCTCGGCCTGCTGCTGGCACTGTTCGGCGTCGCCGGGCTGGTCGCCGCCGCCCTGGCCATCGTCAATGTGGTGGGGGGTCGCGTGCTGACCCAGACACGCGACATCGCCACGCTCAAGTCCCTCGGTTACACCCGGGGTCAGATCTTCGGCCTGCTCATGGTGGAGCACGGCGCGCTCGGCATGGCCGGCATCGCCATCGGGCTGGTCTGCGGCCAGATCGCCTCCTCGTTCGCGCTGGACGGCATGCCGATCCTGCCGCTCTCGCTGCTCCCGCTGCTGGCGATCACCGGCGGCACCGCCGCGGTGGTCCTCGTCGCGGTGGCCCTGCCCGCCTGGCGCGGCAGTCGCACGCCGCCCATCCCCGCGGCGTCCGCCGCGCCGCCGCGGGGGCACCTGTCACGGATCGCCAGGCTCGCCCTTCTCGTACGGCTGCCGCCCGCCCTCGTCCTGGGCACCCGTGACGCCTTCACCCGCCGCGTCCCCGCCTTCCTGAGCATCGTCGGTCTCGCCGTCCCGATGGCGATGATCACGATCGGCCTCGGCTGCTGGGCGACTCTGGACGACTTCCTGCGCCATCCCGAACAGATCGGCCAGGCGGCCGCGCTCACCCTCCACCCGGACAAGCTCTCCGCCGAAGAGGCCGCCAGGATCGCCAGAGCCGATCCTGAGGTGCTGTCCGCCTACCCGGGCACCGAGGTGTCCGCGCTGGAGCCTGAACAGACCAGGAGCGTGCTGGCCCGCGCTGTGGGTACTTCCGCCGACCCCTACCCCTTCTCGGTGGTCGAGGGGCGGATGTTCGCCGCCCGCGGCGAGGCCGTCGCCGGGCAGGGGCTGCTCGACCTGCTGGAGGTGAAGATCGGCGACCGGGTGCGGATGACGGTCGGCGGCACGCCGCTGATCGTCCACATCGTCGGCCGGGTGGTGGAGCCCGACCAGGACGGCGAGGTGCTCTCCCTCGGCCTGGACAGCCTCGCCGCCAAGGACGCGATGCCACCGCAGTTCTACAGCCTCATCCTCCGGCAGGGAGCCGACCCCGCCGCGGTCCGGGCCCGGCTGCTGGCCGCCTCGAACGAGGAGCTGGAGGTGCACCTGGTGGTCAACCCGGCCGAACGGCTCTCGATCATCCGCGTGGTGATCGTCGGGTTGATCGTCTTGCTCTCGCTGCTCGGCCTGGCCAACCTGCTGACCGCCAGTGCTCTCGGTCTGCGCGACCACGCGCTCGACCTGGCGGTGCTCAAGGCCATGGGACTCACCCCGCGACAGGTCGCCGCGACCCTGGTCACCGGCACGGGGCTGCTCGTCGTGCTGGGCGTGGTGGCGGGCACCGCCGCCGGAGCGTCCCTGGTCGGCGGTCTGATCGATCTGCAGGGGCACACCAGCGGTGTCGGCGCGGGCATCGGCCGCACGCCCTCGTTCCTCACCCTGGCCGCCGCGGTGCTGATCGCAGTGGGGGCGGCCCTGCTGGTGACGCTGATACCGGCCCGCAGGGCCGCACGCGCCCAGGTGCCGGTGACCGCCAGGTAG
- a CDS encoding PadR family transcriptional regulator, giving the protein MRQSLMALLAKEPAHGYELKQALEQIFGSAYPSPNIGQIYVTLGRLEKDGQVRAVDVEQTNRPNKKVYYLTAKGREALDAWVDEPTEGPRVRDEFFMKLVLAPMTGIADRMTLINRQRRHYLALMRDLNELAERTDPGDRVALLLIEGAMLHLQADLDWLERCQEDLS; this is encoded by the coding sequence GTGAGGCAGTCGCTGATGGCGCTCCTCGCGAAGGAACCTGCCCACGGATACGAGCTGAAGCAGGCGCTTGAACAGATCTTCGGCAGTGCCTACCCATCACCGAACATAGGGCAGATCTATGTCACGCTCGGCCGTCTGGAGAAGGACGGCCAGGTGCGGGCCGTGGACGTGGAGCAGACCAACCGGCCGAACAAGAAGGTGTACTATCTGACCGCCAAGGGCCGAGAAGCCCTCGATGCGTGGGTGGACGAACCCACCGAGGGTCCGCGGGTCCGGGACGAGTTCTTCATGAAACTCGTGCTGGCCCCCATGACCGGCATCGCGGACCGGATGACGCTGATCAACCGTCAGCGTCGCCACTACCTCGCGCTCATGCGCGACCTCAACGAACTCGCTGAGCGGACCGACCCGGGGGATCGTGTCGCGCTCCTGCTGATAGAGGGGGCCATGCTTCATCTGCAGGCCGACCTCGACTGGCTCGAACGCTGTCAGGAGGACCTGTCATGA